In Accipiter gentilis chromosome 18, bAccGen1.1, whole genome shotgun sequence, the following are encoded in one genomic region:
- the YARS2 gene encoding tyrosine--tRNA ligase, mitochondrial, with amino-acid sequence MAAPRLGRRGRGAAGLWGGLRRAVPSLLPLPLRRRAHEQPRRARGAGGLLAELCERGLFQEVFPAPSAEEQLPGLLEPGRPPLTAYCGFDPTADSLHVGHLLPVMALLHFQRAGHNVVAVVGGATARLGDPSGRQRAREPPPAERVRAQARALRAGLARLFENHRELLGAAGGERLGRAALLDNARWLGRQPLLGFLGGAGGRLRMGALLSRQSCQARLRSPEGMSLAEFLYPALQAYDFLHLHRHHGCRIQLGGADQMGNIMSGYELVTRMTGTDVFGITVPLITSTTGDKLGKTAGNAVWLNRDKTSPFELYQFFVRQQDNIVEKYLKLFTFLPLEEIDHIMEMHAKEPEKWGPQKRLAAEVTKLVHGREGLESAKRCTKALYHSSMEALEAMSDQELQELFRQAPSAELMLEPGMNILDLCRKANAIPDGPSGYQKIADGGVSVNGIRVTNPETVLVLGQHILKNGVSLLRIGKKNYYIIKWLQL; translated from the exons atggcggcgcccaggctggggcggcgcggccgcggggcggcggggctgtGGGGCGGCCTGCGGCGGGCCGTCCCctcgctgctgccgctgccgctgcggCGGCGAGCCCACGAGCAgccgcggcgggcgcggggcgccgGGGGTCTGCTGGCGGAGCTGTGCGAGCGCGGCCTCTTCCAGGAGGTGTTCCCGGCGCCGAGCGCGGAGGAGCAGCTGCCGGGGCTGCTGGAGCCGGGCCGCCCGCCCCTCACCGCCTACTGCGGCTTCGACCCCACGGCCGACTCGCTGCACGTCGGGCACCTGCTGCCCGTCATGGCGCTGCTCCACTTCCAGCGCGCCGGCCACAACGTCGTCGCCGTGGTGGGGGGGGCCACGGCCCGCCTGGGGGACCCCAGCGGCCGGCAGCGGgcgcgggagccgccgccggcgGAGCGGGTGAGGGCGCAGGCGCGGGCCCTGCGCGCCGGGCTGGCCCGGCTCTTCGAGAACCACCGGGAGCTCttgggggcggcgggcggcgagcgGCTGGGGCGGGCCGCGCTGCTGGACAACGCCCGCTGGCTGGGCCGGCAGCCGCTGCTCGGCTTcctcggcggggccggcggccggctCCGCATGGGCGCGCTGCTCAGCCGGCAGAGCTGCCAGGCGCGGCTGCGCAGCCCCGAGGGCATGAGCCTGGCCGAGTTCCTCTACCCGGCGCTGCAGGCCTACGACTTCCTCCACCTCCACCGGCACCACGGCTGCCGCATCCAGCTGGGGGGCGCCGACCAGATGGGCAACATCATGTCCGGCTACGAGCTCGTCACCAG GATGACAGGAACAGATGTGTTTGGAATTACTGTACCTCTTATTACCAGTACTACTGGAGATAAACTGGGAAAGACTGCGGGCAATGCAGTTTGGCTAAACAGAGATAAGACTTCTCCATTTGAGCTATATCAGTTTTTTGTCAGGCAACAAGATAACATAGTTGAAAA ATACCTGAAACTCTTCACCTTCCTTCCTCTTGAGGAGATTGACCACATCATGGAAATGCATGCTAAAGAACCTGAAAAATGGGGCCCTCAGAAGCGACTTGCTGCAGAAGTAACCAAGCTTGTTCATGGGAGAGAGGGGCTAGAATCTGCTAAAAG GTGTACTAAGGCCCTTTATCACAGCAGCATGGAGGCACTGGAAGCTATGTCTGACCAAGAGTTACAGGAACTTTTTAGACAAGCTCCTTCAGCTGAATTGATGCTTGAACCTGGAATGAACATTCTTGACTTGTGTCGCAAAGCAAATGCCATTCCAGATGGACCTAGTGG gtaccaGAAAATTGCAGATGGTGGAGTTTCAGTAAATGGGATTCGAGTCACTAATCCTGAGACTGTTCTTGTTCTCGGACAGCACATTCTCAAGAATGGAGTATCATTGCTTAGgattggaaagaaaaattactacATTATAAAATGGCTGCAGTTGTGA